The Cryobacterium roopkundense sequence ATCCGGCGGAAGTCACCCTGATGGGCTCGATGGCAGCGGATGCGATCGGACTGCGTTTCGTCTACGCCCTGCCCCTCGATCAGCACCGCGTGATACTCGAATGGACCCGGTTTGGCGCAACGCCAACCCCCCGGGCGCAGCTGCTCGCCGAACTCGACACTGTGGTGAACGCGCACTCGCTCGGCGACGCCACCCGGGTGCGAACGGAGGGCGGCGTGCTGGCCATGGGGCTGGTTCCCGACTCCCAACCGACTCTCCCGGGCGTCGTGTTCGCCGGCAATGCCGGCGGCGCGCTGCGCGCCGCCTCGGGTTACGGATTCCTGCGAATGCAACGCTGGGCGCAGGCCTGCGCCGATCGGCTGATCGCGGGAGTACCGGCCGTGGGGCATCCGCCGGAGCCGTGGGCGAGAGCGACCCTGGACCGACTCTTCCTCCAGGCCATTCGTCGACACCCCGAGCGAACCGCGGAGTACTTCCTCGCACTCGCCGAGGGCGTTCCCCCTGCCAGCCTGCTGAGATTTCTCAGCGATGGCGCCCGAACATCCGACTACGCGCGCATCATCGGTAGCCTGCCCAAGCGTCCGTTCATCGCTGAGATCGGTCGACGAACCATCTACTCGCCGCCACCGGCGACGCTGCGTCCCGCTGCAGCGATGCCGGCGGCCGGCTCGCTGCCGCCGCGAGTCACCCTCACCCGAAGCGAGGCGGCCTCGTGACCGGCAGCACTGCCACCGGTCGCGTCACGAGCCGCACGGTCCCCGCAGAGACCATGGTTTTCTGCTCTCTCGCGCTTGTCGTGCTGGTCGTCGTCGCACTGCGCCTGCCGCTTCCGCCCTTACTGGTGCAGATCGGGGTGATGGGTATCCTGGTCGCCGTTCTCGGGCTTCCGCACGGAGCCCTCGATCCATTGATCGCCCGCCGCGCCGGACTGTGGGGAACACCGGCCGGGTTCGTCGGCTTCAACCTCCTGTACATAGCCGTGGTGATCGCCGTGGTGGGGTTGTGGCTGCTCGCGCCACCGCTGAGCCTCGTGGTTTTCCTGCTGGTCTCTGCCATGCATTTCGGGTCGGACTGGAACTCGCACCATGCACCGTGGCTGCGGTTCCTCAGTGGTTTCGGACTGCTGACCCTGCCGGCGTTGGCCCACGAGGCCGACGTGTCCGCCGCCTACACCCTGCTCGCCGGGTCTGGTGGCGGGCTGGTCGCCCAGATCCAGGCCGACCTCGGCCTCCTCGCCATCGCGGGCATGCTCGCCGGGGCCATCGTCGCCGCGCGTCGCCGCCCCCACGAATCGGTGGAGATCATCCTGGCCGGGGCCCTCGCGCTCCTGGCCCCTCCCCTGATCTTTTTCACGCTGTATTTTTGCGCCCTGCACAGCTTTCGGCACCTCAAAGCCGGCCTGCGCGCCGAGCGCGGCGGGGGTCGGTTGGCGGTGGCCATCACCGCCGTTTACACGGCGGCACCGCTCCTCGTCGTCGGCTATCTGCTCGTCACCTTCACGTCTGCGGCCAACCTCGCCTCCGACGTGCTGCAGGTGGTTTTCATCGGTTTGGCAGGCCTCACCGTTCCACACATGATGGTGGTCACGTTCGAGAAGTACCGTCTGGCCCGGCCTGTGGGCCCACCGAAACCGGGACATGCCGCTCTCTCTGCGGCGCAGCGGGCGCCCTCACCCTGATTGTCGGTGGCCGCTGACAGACTTGAACCATGGAAACGGTTCTCACTCTGATTGTCGGCCTCATCGTGGGCGGAGCCCTCGGGGCTCTCGCCACCGCCGCGCTTCTGCGGCGCCGCGTAGCACCGTGGCAGCGCGACTCGGAGGACAGCGCCGGCGCCGAGGCTCCCGAGATCATCGAAGCGCGCCATCAGGTGGCCATCGCCGAGGTGCGCTCCCGGGAGGCCACCGTGCAGGCGCTTCTTCGAGAAGAACTCGCCGCGCAAAACGCCACAGTCGACGGGCTCCGAACCCAGGTAACGGATGCCCGGCAGCAGTATCGCGAATTGATCGAGCGCCAGCACGCCGACCAGTCCGCCCGTGCGCAGCGTGACGAAGGCGAAAGCCGGGTGCTTCAGGCGCTCGCCCCCGTAACCGACAGCCTGCAGCAGATGCAGAAGAAGGTGGCGGAGCTCGAGGCGCAGCGCAGCCTGCAGCACGGCGAGCTGAGCTCGCAACTGCGTTCGGCCACCGAGGCTGAGGAACGGCTGCGCAGCACCGCCGAAACACTGGCCTCGGCCCTGCACGCCAATAACACCCGGGGAGTCTGGGGAGAAACGCAGCTGCGAAGCGTGGTGGAAGCGGCCGGACTGATCGAACGCGTCGACTTCGACCTGCAGTCGAGCATCACGTCTGACGCCGGGGCCGGCCGTCCCGACATGGTTGTGCACCTCCCCGGCGGCAAAAACATCGCCGTCGATGCGAAAGTGCCGTTCACGGCATTTCTGGAGGCTAGCCAGATTCCGCGCACGGCAACCGGGGTCGAGGGCGCCCAACGCGGCGTACACATGAAAGCCCACGTGAAAGCGGTGCGCGATCACATCACGACGCTCGGCAGCAAGGCCTATTGGCAGGGCCTCGACGCCTCACCGGAGATCGTCATCGCCTTCATCCCGAGTGAATCCCTCGTGTCGTCTGCGCTCGAAGCAGACCCGTCACTCATGGAATTCGCATTCAGCAAACGCGTGGCCCTCGCCTCACCCGTCACCCTGTGGTCGGTTCTGAAGACAGTGGCATTCAGCTGGCAGCAGGACGTTCTTACGCACGACGCCAAGGTGCTCTTCGACCTGAGCCGGGAGCTGTACACCCGGCTGAACACGACGGCGACCCACATCGAGAAGCTCGGACGGTCGATCGAACGCACGGTCAAGGATTACAACGGCTTCGTCGGCTCCATGGAGCGCCAGGTTTTGCCCACTGCGCGCAAGTTGAACGCCCTCGATGAGTCGAAGGTACTGGCTCCGCTCGCCACAATCGACGAGACTCCGCGCGCACTCACGGCGTATGAGTTCGTTGCGGAACTCGAGGCAGCAGACCTCGATTCGGCTCACCTCAGTTCAGGCGAACTCAGTGCAGCTGAACTCAGTGCAGCTGAACTCGATTTTCGGAGCTGACGCCGCACCACAGTCATCACACAGCCCGCCGCACGTCGACCAGGGTCGCAGTACGGCGGGCCAGGTTGAGCTCAGTGCACGCCTAGAGCCACTTCTCCGCGAGGTGCTCGGCGATCACGCGGCGAGCCGTACCCGAACGAGAGCGCAGCACGATGCTCTCGGTGCGGATCATCGGGCCCTTGCGACGAACACCGTCGACGAGTCCACCGTCGGTCACGCCGGTGGCCACGAAAAACGTGTTGTTTCCGCTGACCATGTCGTCGAGTTCCAGCAGCTTGTCCACGTCGAGCCCCGCCGCAACGCCGCCGGCGCGCTCCGCGTCGTCCTTCGGGGCGAGACGCCCCTGCATGTAGCCCCCCAGGGCCTTGAGCGCACAGGCCGTCGTGATGCCCTCGGGGCTGCCGCCGATGCCCACGCACATGTCGATGCGGGTCTCGTAGCGGGCCGCGTTGATTCCGCCGGCCACGTCACCGTCGAGCATGAGGCGCGTGCCGGCACCCGCGGTGCGGATCGCGTCGATGAGGCCGGCGTGACGGGGGCGGTCGAGCACGGCGACGGTCATTTCGCCGACCGGCTTGTTCATGGCCTTGGCCAACTCACGCAGGTTGTCGCCGATGGACTGGTCGAGGCTGACGACTCCGCGGCCGGCCCCTCCGGTGACGATCTTGTCCATGTAGAAAATCGACGAGGCATCCAGCATCGTGCCCCGGTCGGACACGGCGATCACGGACACCGCGTTCTGCCGACCGGCGGCCGTGAGGCTCGTACCGTCGATCGGGTCGACGGCGATGTCGCAGGCCGGGCCGCGACCGTTGCCGACTCGTTCGCCGTTGAAGAGCATCGGGGCTTCGTCTTTTTCGCCCTCACCGATCACGATGAGTCCGTCGAAGTTGACGGTGCCGAGGAAGACGCGCATGGCGTCTACGGCTGCTTTGTCGGCGGCGTTCTTGTCTCCGCGGCCGATGAAGGGCACAGCACGAATGGCTGCGGCCTCGGTTGCGCGCACGAGTTCCATGGCGAGGTTGCGGTCGGGGTGCTGGTAGAGGGTGGCGGTCTCAGTGCTGTTCACGGAAGGTCCTCCCGGACGTTGTTCGACATGGGTGTTGGCGGATGCACGGTGGATCGCGCGGATTGTCCGCCCGAGCCACCCTATCGCGACCGGTGCGGGGAATCGGGTCCACCTTCCGGCCCGCAGCGCACACGGCCCGCTCAGGCTCCAGCAGCGCCGACCAGAATCCAGAGCAGGCCGACAATGAGGAAGCCGGCGACCCCGAGCGCAGTTGTCAGTACGGTCCATGTGCGGAGTCCGTCGGTGACGCTCAACCCGAGATATCGCGTGACCACCCAGAAGCCGGAGTCGTTGACGTGTGACAGGCCGAGGGAGCCGAAGGCGATGGAGAGCGTGATGAGCGCAACCTGAACGGGGGAATAATCCGAGGACGCAACCGTCTCGGCAACCAGTCCCGCGGTCGTGAGGATCGCGACGGTCGCCGATCCCTGGGAGACGCGCAAGACGAGCGCGATGAGAAAGGCGAGAACCAGAACGGGCAGCCCCGTGGCCGCGAGGGTGTCGGACAGCGCGGTGCCGACGCCGCTTTCTGTCAGCACGCGGGCGAATGCGCCACCGGCCCCGGTGACCAGGATGACGATCGCCGCGGGAGGTAACGCGGCCTCGAGTACCTCCCCTGTGTGGGAGAGCGACCACCCTCGACGCACAGTGAGCAGGTAGAACGCGAGAGCCAGTGCGACCAACAGCGCGAAGACTGGATTGCCGATGAATGCGAACAGCGGGCGAAGGCCACTCTCGACGGGCAGCAGGGTCGATGCGACCGTTCCGGACATGATCAGAACGAGAGGAACCAGAATGAGCGTGAGGATAGTTCCCGCCGTAGGCGGCGCTTCCGTTCTCGTCAACGTTCCGACTCGGCCAGAGCCGCCGCCCGAACCGTTCGGGGGCGTCCCTGCGGAGTCGCCGGATTCGGACGCGCCGAACAGCGCGAACTGCTTCGCGGTGGCGGGCAGCATGACGAAATCACGACGGTTGAGCCACTTGGCTACGAAGTGGGCGAGCAGGCCCAGGGGAAGCGCGATCGCGAGCCCGAGGATGGTGACCCACCCGAGGTCGGTGCCGAGGAGTGCTGATCCACCCACGATTCCGGGATGCGGCGGCACGGCAACGTGCACGGTCAACATGATGGCCGCCACCGGCAGGCCGAACTTGACCGGGTTGAGTCCGGCGATCTTCGAGAAGCCGTAGATGATCGGCACCAGAATAATGAAGCCCACGTCGAAGAAGACGGGAATCGCCAGCACGAGCGCCGAGGCGGTGAGGGCGGCAGCGACGCGCTTCGGCCCGAGCAGGGTCGTGAAGCGCCCGGCCAGGCTGGCCGCACCTCCGGACACCTCTATCAAGCGTCCGAGCATGGCGCCGAGGGCCACCAGAATGGCCACGGTTCCGAGGGTCCCGCCCATTCCCGCCACGATGGTGGGAATGATGCCCAGCCGCTCGGGGGCGTCGGCGGTCGCCGGGATCGTGGCGAGCGGGATACCGGCGGCGAGCGCCACCAGGATGCTCACGAGAAGCAGGGCAACGAATGCCTGCACCTTGAATTTGATGATGAGCACGAGCAGCAGGGCGATTCCTGCGGTGGCGATGCCTAACAGTACGGCGGTTTCCATCGGTGTCTCCTTTGACGAACGAGCTGAATGTGACCATCGAGCTGAATGCGGATGGTTTGGTTGGAACTGCCTGGCGCGAGCCCTGAGTGGCTAGACCGCGGCGCGGGGAGCGATCACGCGAATCACGGCGGAGTCATCGTGCGCAGCCAGGCCGCCGGCTTGCCCGAGGAGATAGACCTGCTCGGCCGCCGCCGCCACGGGCGTTGCGAGGCCGAAACCACGCGCAGCCGCAGTCACGATGCCCATGTCCTTCACGAAGATGTCGAGTCGGCTGAGCACCTCCGCTCCGTCTTCTGTGTAGGCATCGAGCATGCGCGGCCCCCGGTTGGCGAGCATGAAGGAGCCGGCGGCACCTGCCGAGAGCGTGGCGAGAGTGCTCTCCACGTTGAGCCCGAGTGCTTCCGCAAGCGCGAGCGCCTCGGCGGCAACGGCAATATGCACGCCGCAAAGCAGCTGGTTGACGGTCTTGAAGGCCTGGCCGTCTCCAGCCTTGTCACCGATCACGCTGAGGGTCGAGGCGAGCAGGTCCAACACGGGCCTGGCCTGTTCGCGGGCGCTCGGCTCCGCACCGACCACGATGAGCAGGTCGCCCAGGCCCGCACGCACCGGTCCGCCGCTGAGCGGCGCGTCCACGAGTTGCACGCCACTCTCGGCGAGTCGGCCAGCGACCGAGACGACGTCATCGATTCCGACCGTGCTGGTCATGATGACGACGGCGCCGGGCATGAGCACGTCGGCGATGCCAGCGTCTCCGAACAGAACCTCGCGCAGTTGCTGGCCATTTCGCACCGCGAGCAACACGGCGTTCACGCCTTCGGCCGCACCTCGGGCCGAGTCGAACGGCGTGATGCCGGCATCCGCGGCCAGGGCCAGGCGAGCCGGGGCGATATCGAAGCCGTGCACGGTCAGCTCGGAGGCCAGCCTGGTCGCCATAGGCAGTCCCATCGCC is a genomic window containing:
- a CDS encoding lycopene cyclase family protein, with the translated sequence MNHVLDADVVILGAGCAGLSLASRLAQAHSAVRVVLVDPRTSYQDDRSWCFWRPDHHDLSDLVSARWSAWRFSDATDRAALHRVAGLSYQYIRSIDFYTRAREQIAAAPSIDLRLGVAGGAISVVGDHLLVQTTHGPLLARDVIDTRPRQQGAIVYQSFVGVELHSTAPHGLDPAEVTLMGSMAADAIGLRFVYALPLDQHRVILEWTRFGATPTPRAQLLAELDTVVNAHSLGDATRVRTEGGVLAMGLVPDSQPTLPGVVFAGNAGGALRAASGYGFLRMQRWAQACADRLIAGVPAVGHPPEPWARATLDRLFLQAIRRHPERTAEYFLALAEGVPPASLLRFLSDGARTSDYARIIGSLPKRPFIAEIGRRTIYSPPPATLRPAAAMPAAGSLPPRVTLTRSEAAS
- a CDS encoding Brp/Blh family beta-carotene 15,15'-dioxygenase, encoding MTGSTATGRVTSRTVPAETMVFCSLALVVLVVVALRLPLPPLLVQIGVMGILVAVLGLPHGALDPLIARRAGLWGTPAGFVGFNLLYIAVVIAVVGLWLLAPPLSLVVFLLVSAMHFGSDWNSHHAPWLRFLSGFGLLTLPALAHEADVSAAYTLLAGSGGGLVAQIQADLGLLAIAGMLAGAIVAARRRPHESVEIILAGALALLAPPLIFFTLYFCALHSFRHLKAGLRAERGGGRLAVAITAVYTAAPLLVVGYLLVTFTSAANLASDVLQVVFIGLAGLTVPHMMVVTFEKYRLARPVGPPKPGHAALSAAQRAPSP
- the rmuC gene encoding DNA recombination protein RmuC, translating into METVLTLIVGLIVGGALGALATAALLRRRVAPWQRDSEDSAGAEAPEIIEARHQVAIAEVRSREATVQALLREELAAQNATVDGLRTQVTDARQQYRELIERQHADQSARAQRDEGESRVLQALAPVTDSLQQMQKKVAELEAQRSLQHGELSSQLRSATEAEERLRSTAETLASALHANNTRGVWGETQLRSVVEAAGLIERVDFDLQSSITSDAGAGRPDMVVHLPGGKNIAVDAKVPFTAFLEASQIPRTATGVEGAQRGVHMKAHVKAVRDHITTLGSKAYWQGLDASPEIVIAFIPSESLVSSALEADPSLMEFAFSKRVALASPVTLWSVLKTVAFSWQQDVLTHDAKVLFDLSRELYTRLNTTATHIEKLGRSIERTVKDYNGFVGSMERQVLPTARKLNALDESKVLAPLATIDETPRALTAYEFVAELEAADLDSAHLSSGELSAAELSAAELDFRS
- the glpX gene encoding class II fructose-bisphosphatase, with the protein product MELVRATEAAAIRAVPFIGRGDKNAADKAAVDAMRVFLGTVNFDGLIVIGEGEKDEAPMLFNGERVGNGRGPACDIAVDPIDGTSLTAAGRQNAVSVIAVSDRGTMLDASSIFYMDKIVTGGAGRGVVSLDQSIGDNLRELAKAMNKPVGEMTVAVLDRPRHAGLIDAIRTAGAGTRLMLDGDVAGGINAARYETRIDMCVGIGGSPEGITTACALKALGGYMQGRLAPKDDAERAGGVAAGLDVDKLLELDDMVSGNNTFFVATGVTDGGLVDGVRRKGPMIRTESIVLRSRSGTARRVIAEHLAEKWL
- a CDS encoding GntP family transporter yields the protein METAVLLGIATAGIALLLVLIIKFKVQAFVALLLVSILVALAAGIPLATIPATADAPERLGIIPTIVAGMGGTLGTVAILVALGAMLGRLIEVSGGAASLAGRFTTLLGPKRVAAALTASALVLAIPVFFDVGFIILVPIIYGFSKIAGLNPVKFGLPVAAIMLTVHVAVPPHPGIVGGSALLGTDLGWVTILGLAIALPLGLLAHFVAKWLNRRDFVMLPATAKQFALFGASESGDSAGTPPNGSGGGSGRVGTLTRTEAPPTAGTILTLILVPLVLIMSGTVASTLLPVESGLRPLFAFIGNPVFALLVALALAFYLLTVRRGWSLSHTGEVLEAALPPAAIVILVTGAGGAFARVLTESGVGTALSDTLAATGLPVLVLAFLIALVLRVSQGSATVAILTTAGLVAETVASSDYSPVQVALITLSIAFGSLGLSHVNDSGFWVVTRYLGLSVTDGLRTWTVLTTALGVAGFLIVGLLWILVGAAGA
- a CDS encoding NAD(P)-dependent oxidoreductase, with product MTISTPAATPSSYRVAVLGLGAMGLPMATRLASELTVHGFDIAPARLALAADAGITPFDSARGAAEGVNAVLLAVRNGQQLREVLFGDAGIADVLMPGAVVIMTSTVGIDDVVSVAGRLAESGVQLVDAPLSGGPVRAGLGDLLIVVGAEPSAREQARPVLDLLASTLSVIGDKAGDGQAFKTVNQLLCGVHIAVAAEALALAEALGLNVESTLATLSAGAAGSFMLANRGPRMLDAYTEDGAEVLSRLDIFVKDMGIVTAAARGFGLATPVAAAAEQVYLLGQAGGLAAHDDSAVIRVIAPRAAV